A single Epinephelus fuscoguttatus linkage group LG13, E.fuscoguttatus.final_Chr_v1 DNA region contains:
- the kctd4 gene encoding BTB/POZ domain-containing protein KCTD4, giving the protein MEWNLRRMESELRHINPDLLQPSKSFKKPSSGTITINVGGFLYTAHRTTLAKHQGSFLEELANGKKPVQHTDSMGNPFIDRDGPVFRHVLNYLRTGELQLPDDFREAGLLRREADFYRLSELVESVVEWESQRAAQREAAFLEMTDSHERSQGLKVYCSDSTFIEKVKARLVQISKSRLDGFPEEFVVSSNVIQFRHFIKSEPGSRLVLKEDSTFLCTLDCLKLETVMLALRSGYKLVTSLDSSKGSVVAAEALHFVK; this is encoded by the coding sequence ATGGAATGGAACCTCAGAAGGATGGAAAGTGAACTGAGGCACATCAACCCGGACCTGCTGCAGCCCAGCAAGAGCTTCAAGAAGCCCTCTTCAGGCACCATCACCATCAACGTAGGGGGGTTTCTGTACACCGCCCATCGGACCACCCTTGCCAAACACCAGGGTTCCTTTCTGGAAGAGCTGGCCAACGGTAAGAAGCCGGTTCAGCACACTGATTCCATGGGCAACCCATTCATCGATAGAGATGGTCCAGTTTTTCGCCATGTGCTCAACTACCTCCGAACTGGAGAGCTCCAGCTGCCCGACGACTTCCGGGAGGCAGGGCTCCTGCGACGGGAGGCTGATTTTTACCGTCTGAGTGAACTGGTGGAAAGCGTGGTCGAATGGGAAAGTCAGAGGGCGGCCCAGCGGGAGGCCGCCTTTTTGGAGATGACAGACAGCCATGAGAGGTCGCAGGGCCTCAAGGTGTACTGCAGTGACTCCACCTTCATCGAAAAGGTCAAAGCGCGGCTGGTGCAGATCTCCAAGAGCCGCCTGGATGGCTTTCCGGAAGAATTTGTGGTGTCGTCCAATGTGATCCAGTTCCGACACTTCATCAAGTCAGAGCCGGGATCACGGCTCGTTCTGAAGGAGGACAGCACATTTTTGTGCACACTTGACTGTCTGAAACTAGAGACAGTGATGCTAGCGCTGAGATCAGGCTACAAGCTGGTCACCAGCCTCGATAGCAGCAAAGGCTCTGTGGTGGCGGCTGAGGCCCTGCACTTTGTTAAGTAA